The proteins below come from a single Faecalibaculum rodentium genomic window:
- a CDS encoding metallophosphoesterase family protein, which produces MKIVAASDSHGRDILDDIVRWEPDADLYLHCGDLEDDPRRYPQWLFVKGNNDWMYDMPLTREILFQGLHIYLCHGHTFPYSCRQQAIAREAGEEHCTLALYGHTHVHDDRQIGSVRLVNPGSCWMSRDGRPASYAVITAEDGDISVKFKYEDQWPKDSGADRKKKRWFWQ; this is translated from the coding sequence ATGAAAATCGTGGCAGCCAGTGACAGTCACGGACGGGACATTCTGGATGACATCGTACGCTGGGAACCGGATGCGGACCTGTATCTGCACTGCGGGGACCTGGAGGATGATCCCAGGCGGTATCCCCAGTGGCTGTTTGTCAAAGGCAACAATGACTGGATGTATGACATGCCCCTGACCAGGGAGATCCTGTTTCAGGGACTGCACATCTATCTGTGTCATGGACACACGTTTCCCTATTCCTGCAGACAGCAGGCCATTGCGCGCGAGGCGGGGGAAGAACACTGTACGTTGGCCTTGTACGGGCATACCCATGTGCATGATGACCGGCAGATCGGCTCTGTGCGGCTGGTAAATCCCGGATCCTGCTGGATGAGCCGGGATGGCCGGCCGGCGAGCTACGCGGTGATCACAGCGGAAGATGGCGATATTTCGGTGAAATTCAAATACGAAGACCAGTGGCCGAAGGATTCGGGTGCGGACCGGAAGAAGAAGCGCTGGTTCTGGCAATAG
- the tig gene encoding trigger factor: MNWTKQENSTGTLTVTLEGEPWEKACAKAFNRMKANLNLKGFRKGQVPDALAKKSIPAQAVYEEAANMVAQEALDSGVKEYKLDLVARPVLTVKDATEKSVTLEFTCTVSPDVELGDWKSIKAEKKAVEVSEEEIEQEMQHLQDHFADWVLKEDGEPAEIGDQVTIDFVGMKDGTPFEGGSGENYPLVLGSNTFIPGFEDQLVGIKPEEKRTIEVTFPENYQVADLAGQPATFEVTAHDIKFRELPEINDELIVRLKRDGIETVEKYKEEAKNALLAQKEKAAEDEFTNDILNQLQAMTKIDLPEVMTEGEVDRMYREFEQNISQAGFTADQFLQATGQDKAAIRAQMKPEAENRVKMQLTLEALANQAEIDITEDMINDEYKMLSEMYHMPVEQIRQVIYPDQIVFTLKQQKALDLLKKNAQE; encoded by the coding sequence ATGAACTGGACTAAACAGGAAAATTCAACGGGTACACTGACCGTAACCCTGGAAGGCGAGCCCTGGGAAAAGGCCTGTGCAAAGGCCTTCAACCGCATGAAGGCAAACCTGAACCTGAAAGGGTTCCGGAAGGGACAGGTGCCTGATGCACTGGCAAAGAAATCCATTCCCGCGCAGGCAGTCTATGAAGAAGCTGCCAACATGGTTGCCCAGGAAGCACTGGACAGCGGCGTAAAGGAATACAAGCTGGACCTGGTGGCCCGTCCGGTTCTGACTGTCAAGGATGCCACGGAAAAATCCGTCACGCTGGAATTCACCTGCACCGTGAGCCCGGACGTGGAACTTGGTGACTGGAAATCCATCAAGGCGGAAAAAAAGGCCGTGGAAGTATCCGAAGAGGAAATCGAACAGGAAATGCAGCACCTGCAGGACCACTTCGCCGACTGGGTTCTCAAGGAAGACGGCGAACCCGCTGAAATCGGCGACCAGGTGACCATCGACTTTGTCGGCATGAAGGACGGCACGCCCTTTGAAGGCGGATCCGGCGAAAACTATCCGCTGGTTCTGGGAAGCAACACCTTCATTCCGGGCTTCGAAGACCAGCTCGTCGGCATCAAGCCGGAAGAGAAACGCACCATCGAAGTGACCTTCCCGGAAAACTACCAGGTGGCCGACCTGGCTGGACAGCCTGCCACATTTGAAGTGACGGCCCACGACATCAAGTTCCGCGAACTGCCGGAGATCAACGACGAGCTGATCGTCCGCCTGAAACGCGACGGCATTGAAACAGTCGAGAAATACAAGGAAGAAGCGAAGAACGCCCTGCTGGCTCAGAAGGAAAAGGCCGCAGAGGATGAATTCACGAACGATATCCTGAACCAGCTGCAGGCCATGACAAAGATTGACCTGCCGGAAGTCATGACGGAAGGCGAAGTGGACCGCATGTACCGCGAGTTCGAGCAGAACATTTCCCAGGCAGGCTTCACAGCCGACCAGTTCCTGCAGGCAACCGGCCAGGACAAGGCAGCCATCCGTGCCCAGATGAAGCCGGAAGCGGAAAATCGCGTAAAGATGCAGCTGACGCTGGAAGCACTGGCCAACCAGGCTGAGATCGACATCACCGAGGACATGATCAACGACGAATACAAGATGCTCTCCGAGATGTATCACATGCCTGTGGAGCAGATCCGTCAGGTGATCTACCCGGATCAGATCGTCTTCACGCTCAAGCAGCAGAAAGCGCTCGATCTCCTGAAGAAGAACGCTCAGGAATAA
- a CDS encoding InlB B-repeat-containing protein, producing MDNQAERPGYQFAGWYVDEARTKRINPGGKLPSAITLYDKWIPILYPVSYDMNGGTNSRKNPQFISVESGVISLHPARKPGYRFDSWILEGERISVLPERITRPIRLHASFAPLYVVHFETDGGGRIEDRETDENGYLDSFRPPMKFGAEFTGWYLDPDCRWPFDFSEPLTADTTLYAGWKSSWFPVTYDTDGGINARRNPVRYSRSSDPVPLYPAIRKGCRFVGWQDPRGTILHEIPAGMMGPLKLKAVWRKVKSHRRAEE from the coding sequence ATGGACAATCAGGCGGAAAGACCAGGATACCAGTTCGCAGGCTGGTATGTGGATGAAGCAAGAACCAAGCGCATCAACCCCGGGGGCAAGCTGCCCTCGGCCATTACACTGTACGACAAGTGGATACCCATTCTGTATCCGGTCTCCTATGACATGAACGGCGGAACCAATTCCCGGAAAAACCCGCAGTTCATCAGTGTGGAATCCGGCGTGATCTCCCTGCATCCGGCCCGGAAACCCGGATACCGGTTTGACAGCTGGATCCTGGAAGGCGAGCGCATTTCCGTCCTCCCCGAACGGATCACGCGTCCCATCCGGCTGCATGCCTCCTTTGCACCGCTGTACGTGGTACATTTTGAAACTGATGGCGGGGGGCGGATCGAAGACCGGGAAACGGACGAAAACGGGTATCTCGATTCCTTCCGCCCGCCGATGAAATTCGGTGCAGAATTCACCGGCTGGTACCTGGATCCGGACTGCCGGTGGCCCTTCGATTTCAGTGAACCGCTGACGGCGGACACCACGCTGTATGCCGGCTGGAAATCCAGCTGGTTTCCCGTCACCTATGACACGGATGGCGGGATCAACGCAAGACGGAATCCGGTCAGATACAGCCGGAGCAGCGATCCAGTCCCTCTGTATCCCGCGATCCGCAAAGGCTGCCGGTTTGTCGGCTGGCAGGATCCCAGGGGAACCATTCTTCATGAAATCCCTGCAGGCATGATGGGTCCACTGAAACTCAAGGCTGTCTGGAGAAAGGTGAAGAGTCACAGGAGGGCAGAAGAATGA
- a CDS encoding SPFH domain-containing protein, with translation MQIIFIAVLVVLLAALLFSIVKVVPQANAYVVERLGAYNTTWNTGLHLKMPFIDRIANKVTLKEVVQDFAPQPVITKDNVTMQIDTVVYYQITDPKLYTYGVVGPVTAIETLTATTLRNIIGELELDETLTSRDIINTKMRAILDEATDPWGIKVGRVEVKNIIPPRDIQEAMEKQMRAERERRESILKAEGEKRSRILTAEGEKEALVLRANAQKEAMIAEAEGKAQAMERVYEAEAKGIEMIRNADPSKEYLSLQGLKTYEKLADGKATKIVVPSDLQNMASLLTAAREFVKEEDAAATAQPPKVKR, from the coding sequence ATGCAGATCATTTTCATTGCCGTACTGGTCGTTCTTCTGGCTGCACTGCTGTTTTCCATCGTGAAAGTCGTTCCCCAGGCCAACGCCTATGTGGTGGAACGGCTGGGTGCGTACAATACCACCTGGAACACAGGACTGCACCTGAAAATGCCGTTCATTGACCGCATTGCCAACAAAGTGACACTGAAGGAAGTGGTGCAGGACTTTGCGCCGCAGCCTGTGATCACCAAGGACAATGTCACCATGCAGATCGATACTGTGGTGTATTATCAGATCACGGATCCTAAGCTTTATACTTATGGTGTGGTGGGTCCCGTGACAGCAATCGAAACGCTGACTGCCACCACCCTGCGAAACATCATCGGCGAGCTGGAACTGGACGAGACATTGACGTCCAGAGACATCATCAACACCAAGATGCGGGCGATTCTGGACGAAGCCACCGATCCCTGGGGCATCAAGGTCGGGCGCGTGGAAGTGAAGAACATCATTCCGCCGCGCGATATCCAGGAAGCCATGGAAAAACAGATGCGGGCGGAACGTGAACGGCGGGAATCCATCCTGAAAGCCGAAGGTGAGAAGCGTTCGCGGATCCTGACTGCGGAAGGCGAGAAGGAAGCCTTGGTCCTGCGTGCCAATGCCCAGAAAGAGGCCATGATCGCGGAAGCCGAAGGCAAGGCTCAGGCCATGGAGCGTGTCTATGAGGCGGAAGCAAAGGGCATCGAAATGATCCGGAATGCGGATCCCTCCAAAGAGTATCTCTCTCTCCAGGGACTGAAGACGTACGAAAAGCTGGCAGATGGCAAGGCCACAAAAATCGTGGTGCCCAGCGACCTGCAGAACATGGCAAGTCTGCTCACTGCTGCCAGGGAGTTCGTGAAGGAAGAGGATGCCGCTGCAACAGCGCAGCCTCCGAAAGTGAAACGCTGA
- the lon gene encoding endopeptidase La, giving the protein MTLKTYPLICTRGVIIFPDQEVVIDVGRPASLAAIENAQDNHGDLICLFSQKRMDLEDPGMDDLYEVGTLCEIRHVRRFDKFIRVKFRGLERVRLKKWVDNGTSDMGEVELIPNQRQDETEEVALVRMIAQAFEQMHPGEKFMSKELMMELSRGVGADVLSDKAVQGFPLATERKQEYLETPGINDRLVMLLQDMEKEKKMSEVEKKINETVKERIDQGQKDYYLREKIHAIKEELGDVAEIDKDVENIRKRLDENPYPEYIKAKVRDELSRYEILPPASGETGVIKAYIDWLMELPWWQVTKDNEDLNDAQKILDEDHYGLEKVKERIMEYLAVKQMTNSLKAPIICLVGPPGVGKTSLARSVARALDRKFVKMSLGGVRDEAEIRGHRRTYLGALPGRIIQGMKKASVVNPVFLIDEIDKMASDYKGDPSSAMLEVLDPEQNSVFSDHYIEENYDLSNVLFIATANYLENIPPALQDRLEIIQLSSYTDAEKVNIAREHLVPKQLKENGLTPEQLHISDDMLLYLVRYYTREAGVRQLERTIAAIARKTVLAILKDGKESITLDKDLVHEWLGNEKTDYGKREEQDQVGTVTGLAYTSFGGDVLQIEATKFEGKGNLVLTGQLGDVMKESASIALDYIRSHAKEFGIDPECFGKLDIHVHVPEGAVPKDGPSAGVTMTTALVSCLSERPVKSNLAMTGEVTLRGNVLPIGGLKEKSLAAHRAGIDTILIPKGNVKDLEDVPQEVKDHIRFVPVATAQEVLKEALV; this is encoded by the coding sequence ATGACATTGAAAACCTATCCCCTGATCTGCACCCGCGGGGTGATCATATTTCCGGATCAGGAAGTCGTCATAGACGTGGGCCGGCCGGCCAGTCTGGCGGCGATTGAAAACGCACAGGACAACCATGGAGATCTCATCTGCCTGTTTTCCCAGAAACGCATGGATCTGGAAGATCCGGGTATGGACGACCTCTATGAGGTGGGAACTCTGTGCGAAATCCGGCATGTCCGCCGTTTTGACAAATTCATCCGCGTGAAATTCCGCGGACTGGAACGTGTCCGCCTGAAAAAATGGGTGGACAACGGGACCTCTGATATGGGGGAAGTCGAGCTGATTCCCAACCAGCGGCAGGATGAAACCGAGGAAGTGGCGCTCGTTCGGATGATCGCGCAGGCCTTCGAGCAGATGCATCCCGGTGAAAAATTCATGTCCAAGGAACTCATGATGGAACTCTCCCGGGGAGTGGGTGCGGATGTCCTGTCGGACAAAGCCGTGCAGGGATTCCCCCTGGCCACCGAACGCAAGCAGGAGTATCTGGAAACGCCGGGCATCAACGATCGTCTGGTTATGCTGCTGCAGGACATGGAAAAAGAAAAGAAAATGTCCGAGGTGGAAAAGAAGATCAACGAAACAGTCAAGGAACGCATTGACCAGGGCCAGAAGGACTATTACCTCCGGGAGAAGATCCATGCGATCAAGGAAGAACTCGGGGATGTGGCGGAAATCGACAAGGATGTGGAGAACATCCGGAAGCGCCTGGACGAGAATCCCTATCCGGAGTACATCAAGGCCAAGGTCCGGGATGAACTCTCGCGCTACGAGATCCTGCCGCCTGCATCCGGGGAAACCGGGGTGATCAAGGCCTACATCGACTGGCTGATGGAGCTGCCGTGGTGGCAGGTCACGAAGGACAACGAAGACCTCAACGATGCGCAGAAGATCCTCGATGAAGACCACTACGGTCTGGAAAAGGTCAAGGAGCGGATCATGGAGTACCTGGCGGTGAAGCAGATGACCAACAGCCTGAAGGCACCGATCATCTGCCTGGTTGGTCCTCCCGGTGTGGGCAAGACCTCGCTGGCCAGATCCGTGGCCCGGGCCCTGGACCGGAAGTTCGTGAAGATGAGCCTGGGCGGTGTGCGTGATGAGGCAGAGATCCGCGGACACAGACGGACCTATCTCGGTGCGCTGCCTGGCCGAATCATTCAGGGCATGAAAAAAGCCAGTGTGGTCAACCCGGTCTTCCTGATTGACGAAATCGACAAGATGGCCTCGGATTACAAGGGCGATCCCTCCAGTGCCATGCTCGAGGTGCTGGATCCGGAGCAGAACAGTGTGTTCTCAGATCACTACATTGAAGAGAATTACGATCTCTCCAACGTACTCTTCATTGCCACGGCCAACTACCTGGAGAACATTCCGCCTGCCCTGCAGGACCGTCTGGAAATCATCCAGCTGTCCAGCTACACCGATGCGGAGAAGGTGAACATCGCCCGTGAGCACCTGGTTCCCAAGCAGCTGAAGGAAAACGGCCTGACGCCGGAGCAGCTCCACATCAGCGATGACATGCTGCTGTACCTTGTCCGGTACTATACCAGGGAAGCCGGTGTCCGCCAGCTGGAGCGGACCATTGCAGCGATTGCCCGGAAGACCGTGCTGGCGATCCTCAAGGACGGCAAGGAGTCCATCACTCTGGATAAGGACCTCGTCCATGAGTGGCTGGGGAATGAAAAGACAGACTACGGCAAGCGGGAAGAACAGGACCAGGTCGGCACAGTGACAGGTCTGGCCTATACCAGCTTTGGCGGGGATGTCCTGCAGATCGAAGCCACGAAGTTCGAAGGCAAGGGCAATCTGGTGCTGACCGGTCAGCTGGGGGATGTCATGAAGGAAAGTGCCAGCATTGCGCTGGACTACATCCGCTCCCATGCGAAGGAATTCGGGATCGATCCGGAGTGCTTCGGCAAGCTGGACATTCATGTGCATGTACCGGAAGGGGCTGTTCCCAAGGACGGTCCCAGTGCCGGTGTGACCATGACGACGGCGCTTGTGAGCTGCCTTTCGGAACGTCCTGTAAAGTCCAATCTCGCCATGACCGGTGAAGTCACGCTGCGTGGCAATGTGCTGCCCATTGGCGGCCTGAAGGAAAAGAGCCTGGCTGCGCACCGTGCCGGGATCGATACGATCCTGATCCCGAAGGGCAACGTCAAGGACCTGGAGGACGTGCCTCAGGAAGTGAAGGACCACATCCGGTTTGTTCCCGTTGCCACGGCTCAGGAAGTGCTGAAAGAGGCCCTGGTCTGA
- a CDS encoding TPM domain-containing protein produces MKRILKLSLPFAAVLLLLFACLPVQAAGDLPAVTSYVNDYADIINPADEQSMEDLGRKLADETGSQIVVVTTDSLDGLDAAQAATAIGNEAQVGSGNLDNGVVILVSMNDKQRFMAIGSGLEGTITDIDAEHLQQDWLVPAFQAGDYSRGMKDLYMATAEEIESGITNGELQSDPQKYGYQDDGLSLGSVMVVGGLLLALSFAVVSLFAGGSSELRLMTGERYRMKIRGFDFDQDTVTVFSSNPEVVQARADGWLTAMKPGRAQVTVEKPGYGQKTFSVLVSSRRGYSDRRNDDLLDALFWAGYASSRRRNRYGGYGGGFGSGHSSGGFGGGGFGGGGFSGGGGGFRGGGSGGSW; encoded by the coding sequence ATGAAACGCATCCTGAAACTGAGTCTGCCCTTTGCGGCAGTGCTCCTGTTGCTCTTTGCCTGCCTGCCTGTTCAGGCCGCCGGTGACCTGCCCGCTGTCACGTCCTATGTGAATGACTATGCAGACATCATCAATCCGGCGGATGAACAGTCCATGGAAGACCTTGGCCGAAAGCTGGCTGACGAAACCGGCAGCCAGATCGTGGTGGTCACGACCGATTCCCTTGACGGCCTGGACGCAGCCCAGGCGGCAACGGCCATCGGCAATGAGGCACAGGTCGGATCAGGCAATCTGGACAACGGCGTCGTGATCCTGGTTTCCATGAACGACAAACAGCGGTTCATGGCCATCGGATCCGGGCTTGAAGGCACGATCACCGACATCGATGCCGAACACCTCCAGCAGGACTGGCTTGTCCCGGCATTCCAGGCCGGCGACTATTCCCGGGGCATGAAGGATCTCTACATGGCCACGGCGGAAGAAATCGAGTCGGGGATCACAAACGGCGAACTGCAAAGTGATCCGCAGAAATACGGATACCAGGACGACGGCCTGTCACTGGGCAGTGTCATGGTCGTAGGCGGCCTTCTGCTGGCTCTGTCCTTCGCGGTGGTTTCCCTGTTTGCCGGCGGAAGCAGCGAACTGCGGCTGATGACAGGAGAACGCTACCGGATGAAGATCCGGGGCTTTGACTTCGACCAGGATACCGTCACGGTATTCAGCAGCAATCCAGAGGTGGTGCAGGCGAGAGCCGACGGCTGGCTCACGGCAATGAAGCCGGGCCGGGCACAGGTCACGGTGGAAAAACCCGGATATGGCCAGAAGACCTTCAGTGTGCTGGTCTCCTCACGGAGAGGATATTCGGACCGCAGAAACGACGATCTGCTGGACGCCCTGTTCTGGGCCGGCTATGCCAGCAGCAGACGCCGCAACCGCTATGGCGGTTATGGCGGCGGATTCGGCAGCGGCCACAGTTCCGGCGGATTCGGAGGTGGCGGCTTTGGCGGCGGCGGGTTCTCCGGCGGAGGCGGCGGGTTCCGCGGCGGAGGCAGCGGCGGATCCTGGTGA
- a CDS encoding NfeD family protein, producing MMFWIWLGLAAIAVILELATPTALVSIWFACGALCAWLLSVLHLPDWVQIAVFVIVSLLCMLVVRPIAAKYLRGNIEPTNADRVIGTVATVTRTIDPDRWGEVYAGHTYWSAVDRDHRLIEKGSRVRVLAIEGAKLVVTEVKGESL from the coding sequence ATGATGTTTTGGATCTGGCTGGGCCTGGCGGCAATTGCCGTGATACTGGAACTGGCCACGCCGACGGCACTCGTCAGCATCTGGTTTGCCTGCGGTGCACTGTGTGCCTGGCTGCTGTCGGTGCTGCACTTGCCTGACTGGGTGCAGATCGCTGTCTTCGTGATCGTGTCGCTGCTGTGCATGCTCGTTGTTCGGCCCATCGCGGCGAAATATCTGCGTGGCAATATCGAACCCACCAATGCCGACCGGGTGATTGGTACGGTCGCAACCGTGACCAGGACCATCGACCCCGACCGCTGGGGTGAGGTGTATGCCGGTCATACGTACTGGAGTGCGGTGGACAGAGACCACCGGCTCATCGAAAAGGGAAGCCGCGTCCGCGTACTGGCCATTGAAGGGGCCAAGCTCGTGGTCACCGAGGTGAAAGGAGAATCTCTATGA
- a CDS encoding DUF3781 domain-containing protein, with protein sequence MTNRLLENADRIHASEMAAQRLRANLELVRMDPVTWVREAVLDPGAEITLKGRKWHVHWQDTLITIHDGTFAIDTGQKNRSRHGTVEPLKMPFAICSLKDFSRVDPTQPFCFTACTDQEHSLICPQDRIPDNVLEHSGPWRCFRVRQTMDLDLVDNFAKMTRLLVGNGIGVFSTSTFNTDYVFVPENQWDKARAMLEQHHFLPGDPAES encoded by the coding sequence ATGACGAACAGACTCCTGGAAAACGCGGACCGGATCCACGCCTCGGAAATGGCTGCCCAGCGCCTGCGCGCCAATCTGGAGCTTGTGCGGATGGATCCCGTGACCTGGGTCCGGGAAGCCGTGCTGGATCCAGGGGCGGAAATCACCCTGAAGGGACGAAAATGGCATGTGCACTGGCAGGATACGCTGATCACCATCCATGACGGAACCTTCGCCATTGATACCGGCCAGAAAAACCGCAGCCGCCACGGGACAGTGGAGCCATTGAAGATGCCATTTGCCATCTGCAGCCTGAAGGACTTCTCCCGCGTGGATCCCACCCAGCCGTTCTGTTTCACCGCCTGTACCGACCAGGAGCATTCCCTCATCTGTCCACAGGACCGGATCCCGGACAATGTGCTGGAACACAGTGGTCCGTGGCGCTGTTTTCGTGTCCGCCAGACCATGGACCTGGATCTTGTCGACAACTTCGCGAAAATGACCCGGCTGCTGGTTGGAAACGGGATTGGGGTGTTTTCCACCTCCACCTTCAATACAGACTATGTCTTTGTCCCGGAAAACCAGTGGGACAAGGCCAGGGCTATGCTTGAGCAGCACCATTTTCTCCCTGGCGATCCGGCAGAGAGTTGA
- a CDS encoding LemA family protein — protein MKKKFPAWGIVLIVLAIIALIFGVSVISPYNTMVKLDEQVTTAQANIQTQLQSRLDKINELMPSVQGVMDQEDEIYKDIAALRSNTPGITMDADGNMTIDPKASLTDLESADAASSQMVRDINVAMESYPDLKSSDVMRDFMTSVEGAENRISYAREQYNEDVQTYNSYIRSFPHNLTAGMFGFSPRDKFEASAAAQNAPTVKFD, from the coding sequence ATGAAGAAAAAATTTCCTGCCTGGGGCATCGTACTGATCGTACTGGCCATCATCGCCCTGATATTCGGGGTTTCTGTTATCTCTCCCTACAATACAATGGTGAAACTGGATGAACAGGTCACGACCGCGCAGGCCAACATCCAGACGCAGCTGCAGTCGCGGCTGGACAAGATCAACGAGCTGATGCCCAGTGTCCAGGGAGTCATGGACCAGGAAGACGAAATCTACAAAGATATCGCAGCCCTGCGCTCCAATACCCCGGGTATCACCATGGATGCAGACGGCAACATGACCATTGACCCGAAGGCCAGCCTGACTGACCTGGAATCGGCAGATGCCGCCAGCAGCCAGATGGTCCGGGACATCAACGTGGCGATGGAAAGCTATCCGGATCTGAAATCCAGTGATGTGATGCGGGATTTCATGACGAGTGTGGAAGGTGCGGAAAACCGCATCAGCTATGCCAGGGAACAGTACAACGAGGATGTGCAGACCTATAACAGCTACATCCGCAGTTTCCCGCACAACCTGACAGCCGGCATGTTCGGATTCAGTCCCAGGGACAAATTCGAAGCCAGTGCCGCAGCACAGAATGCCCCCACGGTCAAGTTTGACTGA